The genomic region TGGGACAAAACACCAAAGGCCGTTACATCCCAGCAGTAAACACAAAGAACACGGAAGCTGGTTGGGGAATCGTACATCTATACCGGGAAGCCGACGAGTTCTCGGCGCTGaactcaccacccccaataCCACCCCCACCAGGACTACAAGACAgcggggttggcgaggagggaaCAGTTTTGTGTATCCCAGCGGTGCCATCCTACATGTCACCATCGGATTTCTTGGGGTTCATCGGTGAGCCCTGGAGGGGAAGCGTAAGCCATTACCGAATGGTCTCGACAAGCAGGATGAACCGGTACATGGTCCTCATGAAGTTCAAAGACCAAAAGACGGCCACGGAATGGAGAAAAGAGTTTGACGGGCGGCCATTTGATACCTTGGCAGAGAGCGAGATATGTCATGTCACGTTTATCAAGAGCATCACTGTCGAGACAcctggaagaaaagggagcGAAGGCGCcggggtgggaaagggagacACGGGCATGATCAATTCCCTTCGccctttcccaccaccaacaccaagtcTAGTCGAGCTGCCTACCTGCGCGGTTTGTCTCGAGAGAATGGACGACACGGCCGGGTTGATGACGATTTTGTGCCAACACGTGTTTCACTGCACGTGTCTCCAGACATGGAAGACGAGGGGCTGCCCTATCTGCAGGGCGACGAACCCGCTcacgaagcagcagcaggagcttgatgatgaagggAACCCCTACGCGAAGCCGTTTGGGCACGGGGTTAGTAATTTGTGCAGTGTGTGCGACGCGCCCGACAACCTCTGGATCTGCCTGATATGCGGCAATGTTGGGTGCGGGAGGTACCAGAGGGGGCATGCGAAGGAGCATTGGAAGGAGACGGCGCACAGTTTTAGTCTGGAGTTGGTGACGCAGCACGTGTGGGATTATGCGGGTGACATGTGGGTGCACAGGTTGATTAGGGAtaagggggatgggaaggtggtTGAGCTGCCTAGTGGTAATACTAATACTgctgggagtgggaggggggaggatatggatGTTGTGCCAAGGGCGAAGTTGGAGAATATCGGGTTGGAGTACACGCATTTGCTGACTAGTCAGTTAGAGAGTCAGAGGGTGTATTttgaggagatggtgaaTAAGGCTGCGGATAAGGCgaccaaggcggcggcggcggcggagaaggctGCGGGACAGGCGAaggaggcgttgagggagttgggggaactgagggaggagtgtagggttttgagggaggagacggtgccTGGTTTGGAGAAGGatttggcgagggagaaagCTAGGGGGCAGAAGAGTGCGGAGTTGGCGAGGAGTTTGGGCAAGGCTttgcaggaggagaagcaggtcaccaaggggttgatggagaggatTGAACATTTGAagaaagagggggagaagaatgcggcgttggtggaggagttgagacAGGAGAACGAGGGGCTGAAAGAGATGAATCACGATTTGACCATGTTTATCAGTGGGCAGGAAAAGCTAAAGGaaatggagaaggaggggcagcTACAGGAGGGCGAGTTGGAAGAGGGGACGGTGGGAGTTGCCGAGGGGagtaagaagaagaagaaggggaagaataAGAAGTAGGGTCTCAGGGGCTTCTCAGGGATTGGTAGACATAGTTGGACATTTGTCGTACTTTCAGCCCTGTGGCAGCAACGAGGCATGACCAGGTGTGAGACGGCGCCAGCATCTTGTATGATCAGAGAAAATATGAATACAGCGTTGACTCTACAATTAATTACCATATGACAGCCGTGTCTCGTCCCCGGTCTGAGGTGATGCAGAGCATGAAGCATGTCTTGGCTGTCAAGCAACAGGTGATGCAAGACATCTTGCGTCTTCACATGCAACCCATTCTGAAGATATTACCATCCGCAAGACTCTTCAAAGACTATCGTCTGCTTGGGATGTTGATTGGCCTCTGGACGGCTTACACGGTCAGCGCCTAGCTCCCCAACCGGGTCCAGATCCTGCTGGCTTGGTGCTTCTCAGCTTGGCGGTAACGCCGAGAGCCgaggggagatggcgaggttgCATGCCGACTCGGACATGTTGCTCGATCGTATGGCCGCTCGATCTCCGGTCGTCAAGGCTATTTTCGTTAAAACAAATGGTTTAGGGCAGTTGGGTGGCTTGGTGGCTTGATGGGGCTTCCACAGTGGGAAGGTTGGAATTAAAGGAATGTTACGCACTGCGGTAGCAAACACAGATTTGGGGTAGGACAAGATCAGCAAGCACGTGTTTTTGGAGGTTTCACACCCCCGCAATCGTCATGGAGGGGTTCAAAGTTGATAAGAAAAGATCGGAAGCGAGGGCAGTGTTGATGCCCCTGGTCAATCTCATCTCGTGTTTACATATTTCTTGATTGCTACTGTACGAATCAGGTATCTGTATTTTCTGCATGCCACTGCGACGACGGATATGTCACTGCAAAGATAAAAAAGCTGGCTTCTTGCTTTCGGTGGCTGCATGCAGGCGTGCTGCGCTGCAGGTTGGAAGTGTGGCCACGGATAGGTAGCTCTTATCAATCGTGACAGCTTCTAGCTGCCGATCAGCCAATAAGAGGGGTCTTTTTAGTGTTGAAATGTCACTGAAAAGCAGCAGCGAGCATCAACCTGACCCCTGTCGACGCTGTTCCAGAAAGAGGATGACATCGGCTTTTTGCCCCACCGTTTTGAAGGGTCGCTgattttctctttttttcgcACATGCTTCCGGACTGGTGCTGTCACCCTGTCGTGTGCCCTGTGTGTACCTACGGGCACCTTCGAGaacctctccctcgctcGAACCTGTATCTTGCCATCCCTCGGTTCCCTTGTTTTTGTTCATTTCCTCTCTTCCTATGTAGCGTTGACTCTCTGAAATCTCACACAACATACCTTGATCTTCTGATACCCTATACCCCAAGACACGACTACATCTCTTTCCTGTTGTTCCCCCTTCCCTACCCCGTACACCGAGAGGGACCCATCCGTCCGACCGGCCTAATCTGCGGGACCCCGAGTTGCGATCCCGAGCTTCATCGACATTTGCTCAACGGCACCCAACAATTCCCGTCATAAATGCCTGTACCCCGCGCTGGCATTTAGATAAGAAAACAGAAGCGCGCACTTTATTTTCGAAGCAGGGCGAGCAACAAGCGATTGATCTTGGGGCAACCTCCATTTTATCTTGTACCCCGCGGGCAGCTCTACCAGGCCCAACGGCTAAACGCCATTATTCACAAAGGCAGACGAGCAAAAGCCACGAGGCGACTTCACAACCTACctcgggggggaggtgaaacGTTTCTTGTCCGAGTAACTTGCACCGACATCCCACCCACCGACCGGCGCGCAATCTCGAGTCCAATCCAACCCCATCTCCGTGCTCTGCCCCGGGCGACCCGAAATAAAAACTCATTGTCCTGGCGCggggacaacaacaacaggatTGCTTGAGTGAGCATGTCCGAAACAACACAGCTGCAGACGCAGCAAGCGGCGGCACCCCAGAGTGCCGCCAACCCAAAGCCCGCGAAGGAGCTCTATCCGATGGTGGGCTGGAAGTATGACAGCTTCCTCTGGATAATGTCGCTGCTGGAGGACACGTTCTTTCGCGAGGTGCATCCGCGTAGTGCTTGGAGAGTGCCCAAACATGGCCCTGTTCTGTTCGTGGCTGCCCCGCATGCCAACCAGGTGAGCTTCTCCCTATTCTCTTGAAGTGGCTAATCGCAATAGCTGACAAGTTATGTGGTGCAGTTCGTCGATGCTCTCGTTTTGCTGAGAACACTACAGAAGGAATCCAAAAGACGAGTTTCGCTGCTTATCGCGCAAAAGTCAGTGTCTGGCTTCATCGGATGGGCATCTCGCCAGGTGGGCTGCGTGCCAGTAGGACGACCGCAGGACTCGGCGAAGCCCGGTCGGGGCACTGTTTACCTTCCCAACCCAGTGGATGACCCTACGCTTGTTCGTGGGATCGGCACCAATTTCACTGAAtttggagaggtgggtggtatcatcttcctcccttcGGCTAAGGGTCAGAGCGGAGAAAGTTTGGATATCAGCGAAGTTATTGGACCCGAGGAGGTTCGCATCAAGCGGCCGCCCAAGGGGAAGCTGGCCATGTCACAGCTTACTGGCCGTGATGATGTGGATGCGAATGGCAAGCTTCTCaacaaggaggacaagaagcccaGGGAGGGGTATCAGGGCATCAAGTACAAGATCGCGCCGCATGTGGACCAGTCCAAAGTGTTCCAGGCCGTGTTCGATCGTTTGGCGTCTGGGGGTTGCGTTGGTATCTTCCCTGAGGGAGGCAGTCATGATCGGACTGAGCTGTTGCCTTTGAAGGCGGGTGTGGCGCTGATGGCGCTGGGAACACTGGCGGATCATCCTGATTGCGGCCTCAAGATTGTGCCTGTGGGCATGAATTACTTCCACGCTCACAAGTTCCGCTCGAGAGCCGTTGTGGAGTTTGGGGCTCCTTTGGATATTCCGCGGAACCTGGTTGACGCGTATTCGAACGGCGGGACGGAGGGGAGACGTGAGGCGGTGGGTCAGGTCTTGGACATGGTATACGAAGCCCTGAGCGCTGTCACCGTTTCGGTGCCCGACTATGACACCTTGATGGTTATTCAGGCTGCGAGACGGCTTTACAACCCGACCGGCAAGCCACTACCGCTTCCTGTGGTCGTCGAACTTAACAGGCGGCTGGCCTTGGGCTACGAGAAGTATAAGGAAGATCCGCGcgtcaaggagctcaaggaggcgGTCACCGAGTACAATAAGCAGCTCCGGTACCTCGACATCCGGGACCACCAGGTTGAAAAGGCGAAGCTTTCGTGGTTTACCGTTGTCGCAACGTTCCTCCAGCGCGTTGTGGTattgtttcttttgtctgCGGGTGTGATTCCGGGTCTGCTGCTTTTTGCGCCCGTGTTCATCGCCTGCAAGGTCATCAGTCACAAAAAGGCCAAGGAAGCCCTCGCTGGCTCTGTGGTCAAAGTCCAGGGCAAGGACGTCATTGCTACTTGGAAACTGCTGGTCGCCTTGGCTTTGGCTCCTCTCTGCTACAACACCTATGCCATCATCACGCTTTACATGGTGCACAAGCACCGGTATTACGGCTGGGTCCCCGAATGGGTACCCTTCTGGGCTGTGTACATCGCCTGCTGCATCTTTTTCATCCTACTCACCTTTGCCGCATTGCGCTTTGGAGAAGTTGGGATGGATATTCTGAAGTCGCTGCGGCCACTTGCCCTCTGCATCAACCCTGCGTCCAGCTACAATGTGGCCAAGTTGCGGGAGAGACGCGCCGAGCTGAAGGCGCAGGTGAcggacatcatcaacacgATTGGTCCCGAGATGTTCCCCGACTTTGAGCACAGTCGCTTGTTGGCTCCAGCTGATTCCGCCGCCCGGGCAGCAGCTCGCAGGGAAGCCGGTGTCAACAGCCCGCCCATCTCACCCAACCGGCCTTCCTACGACCGCCGTTCCAGCTATAGCGTCTCAGTCAACGGAAGCGACAGCCCGCCATTCCAGGCACCCACAAGAAGgaacaccacctcctccagccgcAACATCCCCTACAACGAATCATTCAGCAACATCGCGCAAGCGCAGATTTTTGCTACCAGGCCGACGACGCCTTCTAATCACAGTCGAGCAAGCAGCTCGGGGGGCAGGCCGGGATCGGCTGGTTTCCCGGTGGCTGGGTTCACGACGTTGGATAGCGCCGAGGGATTTGACGAGGCGAGCAAAAAGATTAGGGCTGcgatgaaggagaggggggagatgagaCGGCGAAAGAGCCAGGCGAGGCAGTTTAtgacgggggatgaggggactagtgaggaggatggcagtgatggggttgagttTGGTGATCGGAGGAAGGGGCAGTGAGAAagatgggggcggggggcgagaggttgggttggttaagttttcttttgtctattttttttgtctttatTCGTTACTCAGGAGACTTTGTAACTGGGAGTAAGATACCCCCAGGAAGGCGGATGGCTGGCAAGCCGGTGGCCgctctttggtggtgttaAGGGGGAAGAGAAAGGAAAATATCTGGTATGGGTtagtcttttttttgtggttGCGGTTCGAATCTGAGATGGTTCTAGTTGTTTATATTGATGTGTATTTGTATTTACTTCTTTTTGTGGTTTTTCTAtctggtgatggttgtgtgATGATTATGCTGAGTCACGCTTGTAATGAAGAATTGGGTGACATGCTTCAAGGCTGTTCTTCTAATGTAGAAATGATGAATAATGACAATTAACTCAAAACTCCCAGCTGATGATACCCCAGAGTTTGTATTCCTGCCTATTGATTCTTCCCTGTGTAGTCTCATTCATTCCCCGGCACGTCTGGCTCGTGTCGGGCTAAGTCTACTGTCCAAAGGTTTCAGCTCTCTCCGTTCACGACAGGTTCTTCCGTTCTATGCGATCATCCCGATTAAGCTGAAACAGAGACAGCCCCAGCAGTCCTTctatcatcagcatcaacaggAAGTCTAATCCTGCTgtacctcccccctctttcctCATCAGCGTCCTTAATCAGAAGCCCCATCTCGAAAATGACTGGCTTCCTGGCCGtcaggaaggagaagagaccAACAAAGATGCTCAGAGCTCTGTTTCCGACCATGTTAGCCAGAATTCATCATCAGTTGTTTGCGGGGACGGGGAAATACCCAACAGTTTCACTCAGAACCAACACCTTTACAGCCGAGTATCTATAATAATAAGACGGGCCGGCCAGATCAATGCTCGCAATGACGATGGGGGGGATGCCCAGGATGATATCCGTCACCCGGGCAACGCCGTATCTTGGCTTCTTTTCATTGTCAGAGCCCGTTGAATACGCAACTGCAGTCTCCtatttggaggaggattgtTGGTAGACAGGGGATTTTGTGATGATAGTTgtgtgggggatgggaagggaagagaaggtggaggaggttggagaggaggaggaaccaGAGCCAGATGTGAttgaagacgaggaggccgTCAGAGAAGTACCCGTCGGCGAGCCAGACGGCGATGGAGGCtatggtgaggatgatgaggattattcggaggagggtggtgaggggggtggagagttTGCAAtgtttggaggtggtgtcaTCGGGGGAGGAActggtgagggaggcggcgtgggaggaggaggggggtgggtagACCTGGGGGGGTTAGCTTGGGACGCAGTGGTGAAGGGacaaagggggggagggcttgCCATTGCCGAGTTAAGACctgcggtggtgatggtgggaggggaggaggtgatgaaggcggAGGTAGGTCGTGAGGAtccgggggagagggtgggggatgaCATTAAAGGCTCGGTCCCAGGTTTGGTGGTCATGACGGACAGAGAAGATTGATGAATTGGAATGTGTTTACTCAAACTATTCTTCTACCCATGCAGCGAGGGGAATATCCTCTTTTTATCAACCCGGCACCCTCCGTCACGTTCGCTGAGAGAGctcacaaccaacaacacaagaACCCAGCCCCTGAGTCCCCACCGTTACACACAGCATTCAAATCCAGACCAAAGCATGAGGGGGTCGACCGTTTCCTATGGTCCTGACGACATGCCAATGCTGTTTATTCTGATGCCTGGACGTGCAAAAACACTCATTGATTGGACGAAAAGTGGGCGGTTGACGAACATGAGGAAAGATATCGTCTCAAAAggtgagaaagggggggtgcGGACGCGTCACCTACAGGTTTGCAGCAGTAATGCTGGTCTTGCTTGGGCCAAGCCCATGCATGCAACATCTGCCAGGGATTTGTGGATGGGCTCTAGAGGAAACACAGAGCTTCAGCACTTGTTGGAAAACGAAGGctttgaggaagatgggggaaGACTACACGTATAATGGATATGGAGAATGTGTTGTGTAACTGGGCAACGTGTGTTAGGCAACAGAACGAGAAGTGAAGAGTgtgatgctggtgatgattgCCCATGAGATACCTAAGATGATTGAATAGAGAGATTGAATGTGCAATCTGTTTGGAAAGCAATCGTTAAATGACCATGGCATCATCTCTTGCATGAATCTTGGGGTACAGCCCTCTGGCAGCATGCACTTGCAGAGCAAATCAGTGAGAAATTCTCTCCAACAAAGTAAAGCCTGGTCATGTTGTAGATATATCGAAGAAACATTGGAAAGTGATGGTTGAAACCGAAGCTCAATGGAAGGCGGTTCATCTTATCCAAGTGAAGGGCGGGGATGTCCTGGTGCTATTCACTTGACAGGTGCTTGTGGAGGAGTGGTCAGTGCGGTAGCTACTGCAGGGATTGAAAATTTTGTGGAGCAAGAGCGGCAGAAAAAGGGCGGTGAATTGAATCGCGCCTGGAACGTAGCCatatttttttcttgcgACAGCCACTCTGACCCCGCGACGCCTTCTTTCGGATTGTTCAAGGTTTGTCACCCAATTCACCAATCCTCACCAATTGGGCCATCTTTTCACCAAATACTGCCCATGTCAGCTCCATTCTGGCTCTTCTCTAACAACTCCGCGGCAATCACAACAACTCAGTCTCCCAAGTCGAACGACAAGACCACAATGgccaaagacaagaaggtcaaggccGACAAGGTCACCAAGTCGACCCCTGCCACTACCCAGCTGCcttcccagctcctcgaccTTGTAGAGAAGTTTCTCTCTGAGCATGATTTCACCGAGGCCCACACCGAATTCACCAAAGCTCGCAAGGCCAAGGGtttgaagaaggccaagggaGAGGCAACCGACAGCACTCTGGAGTCTGTCTTCCAGGCTTGGGAGACttccaaggccaaggcttCTAGTGACGACGattccagcagcagcaacgagTCCGATTCCTCTTCCAGCAGCGACAGTGATTCGGACTCGGAGTCGGACTCCGAGAGCGACagtgatgatgtcgagatggccGACGCCCCGGCCGACTCTGAGAGCTCTGACTCTAGCAGTAGCTCTGAGAGCTCCGACAGTGACAGCTCCGACAGTGAAAGTGAGAGCGaaagtgaggaggagaagaagcctgcCGCTTCCAATCCTTTGAAGCGCAAGGCCACGTCCGAGAGCAGCGACTCGTCGTCTGAGGATTCCTCCGGCTCTGATtccgagaaggagaagccagctgccaagaagcagaagacTGCCGCCGCTAAGGCCGagtcatcctcctctgagTCTTCATCCGACTCTTCTTCGGATTCTTCTTCGAGCTCCGATAGCAGCTCTTCTGATTCTTCTTCCGATTCCGACTCATCGTCCTCCGACTCTTCTTCAGACTCCGACTCGTCCGATTCTGATTCATCTGACTCCGACTCTTCCGATTCCGAAGACGTagccgaggaggctgctaaggtccccctccccgactcCAGCGACGATTCATCATCCGATTCCTCCTCCGATAGTGACTCGGACAGCGACTCCGACGACAAGAGCAAGACTAAGACAAAGAAgtccaccaagaccaaggcgAACAGTGACACCTCCGCGAGCGGTTCCTCCAATAGCTCTGCAACCCTCAACGGGAGCACCTCGCCTAAGGTTTTCCCCGTCAGCACCTTcgcccctcttcctcccgaCCCGTTTGTGAAGACCAACAACCGCGGCAAGGGCGCTGCAGTaaaagaggagaaggttCCCTTTTCCCGTGTCAACCGGAACATCAAGGTTGACCCTAAGTTTGCCGACAACTCGTTTGCGGGTGAGGACTGGGGAAGAAAGGCGCACGAGGACCTCATTGTCACGAGGGGCAAGGGCTTTACAAaggagaagaacaagaagaagaagggcagcTACAGGGGTGGCAGGATCGACACTGGCCTGCAATTGGGCATCAAGTTCGACGATGACGGAAACTAAGGGCAGCAATGGGGGGTACATGGATAGATGCAGAAAGATTTCAGGAGTTGATAATTAGGCACAGAGGAGAGGTCGAGTGGTCATAAGGCAAGGTGTATGGGAAGCCAACCAGATAATTCTATCAAGAGAAATGGATGGATAAAGAGATGATATTATAGAGCTTTGGGTGTTTGGTAGGCGAGCCAGCAAAATAAGGCGTGGTGTTTTTGCGGTAGATGTTGGTTTTAGTGTATCACTTTATGTTGTCTTTTCATATCAGTTACCTAGAGAAAAAGGTGTTGTTTTCTCAATATCCATTAGGGGCACATACTTTGAGGAGTTGGGAAATCatttgtttttattttgtGTACACATATTGAGCTTTGATGAGGTGTTGATGTATCTGCATTTAATGGCGACTGTCTGTTTCGGTTTCGTGTTGCTTTTTCAAACAAGGCCAAGGCATGTACATCGAACTGTGTAGCTTGGAATCAAATGGGTAGCCCAACTTTTTCCATTGACAGAAAAAGAGGTAGGGGATGTAAGATATGGCAGCACACATGTTGAATACGTGATGTTCAAGCAGACCATGCTTCCGGAAGCTTGGATCATGGGGTCACAGGTGACTGGAGCTCACTGTTTTGCTGGCAGAGATGCAAAAAGCCGAGGGCGGGAAAGAGATAGATGGCGACTGACGTGATAGGCAATTCCACATATGAAGAGTTTCTTAGATCAAGTggatgaagagagagaaTCATCGACGTTGTGTGGTCACGAGGACAATGATAGTTTGTTTCATAAACAGTTCTCTCGATGGGACTTGAAATCGAAAGGAAGGTGCCCAATCTCGGGAGGATCATTCTCCAATGCTTGAAAGCCCTGTTCTCCAGTGAACCTGTGTCAAGCAATCCGGACAAACTGGATGCTGGGCTTCGTGACAGACAGAAAGCTGCTTCTAATGGTGGACGAAATAAGACATCAAAAGTTGAATGAGTAAGGGAGGCGGGCAGTGCTCAACCTCTCAAGAATTTAAGACAGAAAATGCGGCAGGAGTGCCTCGCAAAACAGCCTGTATTGTACACTAGACAGTCCGATGTCCTACCATCTAACTTGAAAATGGAAAGGGGCAGGTGTGTATGTAAGGTGACCCCCCAAGGTGAGCAATTGTGGCTGAGGCGGCTAACCGAACTTCCCATCCTATCTATGTTCATACTCAGAGCCTCGTGGTTTGCCGTTGAactcacccaccaacccctaAAC from Podospora bellae-mahoneyi strain CBS 112042 chromosome 4, whole genome shotgun sequence harbors:
- a CDS encoding hypothetical protein (EggNog:ENOG503NV00; COG:O; BUSCO:EOG092614ZG), with product MPSYSYHLIFELYATPDPTTSAVADTINDIWVPTPTCPTIFDDLPSHTPRSARPPSPRHLPFRPNHQSHHLYEAGPSSVPPPDFSYASGKVIDCGRHRGTTNVEPNEDITANPATKRRNIVHVSERQWRERETSDDIPLKPEIQGIGPNKAIKDWRFGRINIESFNPTSLPSNNGKAKEVIMEGHGRQPAASLGPNLGGMGQNTKGRYIPAVNTKNTEAGWGIVHLYREADEFSALNSPPPIPPPPGLQDSGVGEEGTVLCIPAVPSYMSPSDFLGFIGEPWRGSVSHYRMVSTSRMNRYMVLMKFKDQKTATEWRKEFDGRPFDTLAESEICHVTFIKSITVETPGRKGSEGAGVGKGDTGMINSLRPFPPPTPSLVELPTCAVCLERMDDTAGLMTILCQHVFHCTCLQTWKTRGCPICRATNPLTKQQQELDDEGNPYAKPFGHGVSNLCSVCDAPDNLWICLICGNVGCGRYQRGHAKEHWKETAHSFSLELVTQHVWDYAGDMWVHRLIRDKGDGKVVELPSGNTNTAGSGRGEDMDVVPRAKLENIGLEYTHLLTSQLESQRVYFEEMVNKAADKATKAAAAAEKAAGQAKEALRELGELREECRVLREETVPGLEKDLAREKARGQKSAELARSLGKALQEEKQVTKGLMERIEHLKKEGEKNAALVEELRQENEGLKEMNHDLTMFISGQEKLKEMEKEGQLQEGELEEGTVGVAEGSKKKKKGKNKK
- the SCT1 gene encoding Glycerol-3-phosphate/dihydroxyacetone phosphate acyltransferase (EggNog:ENOG503NVRF; COG:I) codes for the protein MSETTQLQTQQAAAPQSAANPKPAKELYPMVGWKYDSFLWIMSLLEDTFFREVHPRSAWRVPKHGPVLFVAAPHANQFVDALVLLRTLQKESKRRVSLLIAQKSVSGFIGWASRQVGCVPVGRPQDSAKPGRGTVYLPNPVDDPTLVRGIGTNFTEFGEVGGIIFLPSAKGQSGESLDISEVIGPEEVRIKRPPKGKLAMSQLTGRDDVDANGKLLNKEDKKPREGYQGIKYKIAPHVDQSKVFQAVFDRLASGGCVGIFPEGGSHDRTELLPLKAGVALMALGTLADHPDCGLKIVPVGMNYFHAHKFRSRAVVEFGAPLDIPRNLVDAYSNGGTEGRREAVGQVLDMVYEALSAVTVSVPDYDTLMVIQAARRLYNPTGKPLPLPVVVELNRRLALGYEKYKEDPRVKELKEAVTEYNKQLRYLDIRDHQVEKAKLSWFTVVATFLQRVVVLFLLSAGVIPGLLLFAPVFIACKVISHKKAKEALAGSVVKVQGKDVIATWKLLVALALAPLCYNTYAIITLYMVHKHRYYGWVPEWVPFWAVYIACCIFFILLTFAALRFGEVGMDILKSLRPLALCINPASSYNVAKLRERRAELKAQVTDIINTIGPEMFPDFEHSRLLAPADSAARAAARREAGVNSPPISPNRPSYDRRSSYSVSVNGSDSPPFQAPTRRNTTSSSRNIPYNESFSNIAQAQIFATRPTTPSNHSRASSSGGRPGSAGFPVAGFTTLDSAEGFDEASKKIRAAMKERGEMRRRKSQARQFMTGDEGTSEEDGSDGVEFGDRRKGQ
- the SRP40 gene encoding jun-like transcription factor (EggNog:ENOG503NUEP; COG:Y), producing the protein MAKDKKVKADKVTKSTPATTQLPSQLLDLVEKFLSEHDFTEAHTEFTKARKAKGLKKAKGEATDSTLESVFQAWETSKAKASSDDDSSSSNESDSSSSSDSDSDSESDSESDSDDVEMADAPADSESSDSSSSSESSDSDSSDSESESESEEEKKPAASNPLKRKATSESSDSSSEDSSGSDSEKEKPAAKKQKTAAAKAESSSSESSSDSSSDSSSSSDSSSSDSSSDSDSSSSDSSSDSDSSDSDSSDSDSSDSEDVAEEAAKVPLPDSSDDSSSDSSSDSDSDSDSDDKSKTKTKKSTKTKANSDTSASGSSNSSATLNGSTSPKVFPVSTFAPLPPDPFVKTNNRGKGAAVKEEKVPFSRVNRNIKVDPKFADNSFAGEDWGRKAHEDLIVTRGKGFTKEKNKKKKGSYRGGRIDTGLQLGIKFDDDGN